ccagcaattttGTCCTTTGTTTCCCATTTatcttattaaagtatataaagtttaacacatttaatgtctgaggcagagcttttacaaaaactgtagaTCAGTGGAAGTGATCTGGTCTGACATTTAATGCTTCCTCAGTTAATTAGATCGGAGGTTGAAGAGGAGCTATGACATCTGCTGAGTCACACTTTCagatttaaagtttatttaataATCTGAATTCTTTTTTTCAACAAACAGCTCAGCTACAGCTGTGGTTAGTAGGTTAATACTGAAGCTTAGTTTTACTGAGTTAATAAGCCATCACTAGCATTAGCTCAAAACTAACCCTTTGGGCTCCTGTAgtcccaccccttttgtccaaatgtggtcacttctgaatccaaaaagccaacatggttaTGGTAAAATCACAAATGACTGATTTCAAACAGGCAGTTCAGAAACCTGTCCACTGAATATGTACAGTCTGTGTGTTAAATGACCAGTTCACAGCCCTGTTGGCCACACCTCTACACCCAATATTATAGAACTCCACCCCTTTCATCTGCTAAGTCTCTTTATCTCCAGACCCTGAAACCACAAGACAACaatgacacaaaataaaaaacacctGTAGTAATTGAAGTCAACAGGACTTCATacctttacatgacatttttctTATACtttgttttctacagttttcctTGAGTTGGAACATGTCATACCTGAACAAAGAATGGGGATGTATTTAATAAGTATGTCTGTGTTATGTTTATTCCGTTTAAATAACCTTTATAATGGAGCACAGATTCACAGTGAAGTTCAATATGCTTCATTTCTGAACAAGTGCCAAATCACAATTGTCACATATCAATCCACGGACTAAGCACATATTATGTAGTACAAAGCACTATTTGTTAATCCAACAAAAAGTAGTGCTTATTACATCGTAATACCCATGGAATTAATTGATATACAGAAACATTATTTTTAGGTCAATACATAACAGTCTAGTTTACATATCAGCTCCACAGTGCAGCATTCTATAAGTCTAGTGTGTTGAACTGACCTTCATACAGTGGTTTACAGTACGATAACAGACTCCAtcttgacacacacacatgttgcATAAGTTGGATCTACAACATGTTGCATTGCCTGTCAATACCTTCATTTGTTGTTTGATCTTTAATAAAAATTTCACAGATACATCACCTCAGTACAGTCCATAAGATTATTATCTGACAATTTAAAACCATCAACTTCAGCAGCGATGCATCAATATTATCCCTCagagctctgtttttttttttttttctcaatatttatgcAAACTTTCTTAAACTTTAAAAACCtataactatttttgtcacaacttccaacatactttttttttttcttttccaagtgatttttcaccattttgtatgatattatagtattttgcatttttcagttaaaatcaggtagTTTTTTCAAATGTTGATTtcctgatcgtgtagatgttcataaagctcagagaaaatcaaaggttattatgtaaaaaaagagaaaacagaagaacaagCAACTTTTCTATCAAATCTCTCATTacctggacataaaaacaagtgcattcatccactgtcattgatccaactctatgggttttactggtgaatcaatgttgtagaagatgacagtgtttccacgtttactacggagcctctgaacgtcgaaATAGGTCAcatctgacaaccatgaaaagatgaagaactgtattttacctcatttatttacatgtattgataggattagtggatgaaaagAAATTAAACATATTGAATCAGAAGATGTATTTGGTCACCAGTGAATATttaggtcttgaagggttaaagtcCACTCATGGCCCTGGTTCTAATCTTCTccttcgtcttcatcatcttcacagaaaaataaatgagAACTGAGTGAGACAATTTTAAAAAGTTTACAGATTTAGGGCTAAGGTTTAATCATTTTACACTGGCCTCATGCATGTGTCCACAGGATCTTCTCACTGAACTGATTGGTCAGTAGTGGTCATATGGACGGTACTTTTACACATGAGACACTATCTCAGACATAACCTCCTTCAACTGGTGAGGAGTAAACCACTTTAGTGACACCAGTGGCCTATGTGCAGTCAGTCCTCCACAGACCGCTTCAACAGTCGGTTCCTTCATGTGTTTTTATAGAGTTCATGTTGGAGAATGAAGCTTCACAGGTGTATGAGGATCTGAACATGGTGAGCAGATACATGGACAATGTCTTCACTGTGTCATATTCTTGGGGACAAATCACCCAAAAGGCGCTCCagctttcagcaccatggacagcagccTTCATGTCACCAGTGGAATATCCGCCTCGTCCAGCGGAATCGACTTCCTCACGTTGGCGGAAAATTCTGCACCTGGGCTCAATGGGTCACACACAAATCCTGTCGTCAGAATGAGGCCAAAGTTTCACTCAATAATCACATGTTGATCGTCTTCAGTTTTAATGGAAGAAAAGGGTTAAAACTTGTTCTCATGTGTTTAAAGTAGAAAAGATAGTGCACTTCCTGTTCCTGTTACACTTCCTGTCTTTAATAAGTTCAAAAGACAATAAAACCTTTGAGATGCAATGACCTGCTCCAAGTTTGAACAAAGACCTTTTTCCTGTtagtgttgtgttttcttttgttcccCACATACAAATGTAATGAGATGAGATTCACATAATTCATCCACTGAGGAAAAGTCAACGTATCATCAAAACTATTCTTCAACACACACTATTTTACAAAGATACTGGAGAAGAGGTGTGTCTAAGCTCCACCCCTTTATCTAACTCACCTGAAAAGAACAAGGAAACAGAGTTTGTTCCAGACAGGCAtcagacacacagacggacaaacaAAGGATCAGATTCACCTTCAGACCAAAAACAGTCCAACTACagaagagaaaagaggaaaatcaGACACGGCTGCTTCGACCTGCTGACATTAAACACACTGAATGTGAGTTTACAACAACACCAGTCAAAGAGAAAGGAAAACTGAGTCAAACGGAGCAGAGACACATTTGTACTGGGTCTGGATTTCCAGGTTCTAGATCAGTTGTTGGTACTGTTGTATTTTTACCTCTGTCGAGGTTATgcttttgccggtgttggtttgtttttctgtatgtccgtgtgcaagaaaactaaaaaagttatcgacggatttggatgaaaatttcaggaaatgttgatactggcacaaggaacaaatgattaaattttggtcatgatcgggggtgggggaactgatctgccttggcggaggtctgcgctctccgagtgcttttctagtttgtactCTGTCAAACTGGTGAACATTTGTTGTGGAACACATTTCCCTGAGTGGGACAGTGAACATGAAGTTGAACCTTGATGAGGGAGGAGCCCTGACTGACTGAACCTGTGTTTTCCTCTTCATTCTCAGACTAAATGGCTTCCAGATCAGAGGAAGATTACTGCTGTCCAGTCTGCCAGGACGTCTACAGAGATCCTGTTGTTCTGTCCTGCAGCCACAGCTTCTGTAAAGTCTGTCTGCAGAACTGGTGGAGAGAGAAACCCATCAGGGAGTGTCCAGTTTGTAAGAGAAGATCCTTAAAACGACCACCCTGTAATCTGGCCTTAAAGAATGTCTGTGAGTCGTTCTTACAACAGAGAAATCAGACAGATTCAGAGTCTGTCTGCAGTCTGCACTCAGAGAAACTCAAACTCTTCTGTCTGGATCATCAGCAGCCAGTTTGTCTCATCTGCAGAGACTCAAAAATACACAATGACCACAGATTCAGACCCATCGATGAAGCTGCTCAGGATCTCAGAGAGGAGCTCCAGAACTCCTTAAAACCCTTAAAGgacaagttaaagtctttaaatgAAGTGAAAGAGGAGTTTAATGGAACAGCAGAACACATTGAGGTCCAGGCCTGACACACAGAGAGGCAGATTAAGGAGCAGTTTAAGAAGCTCCACCAGTTTCTccaagaggaagaggagtccagGATCAGAGctctgagggaggaagaggagcagaagagtcAGAGGATGAAGGAGAAGATGGAGGCTGTGAGCAGAGAGATAGCAGCTCTGTCACAAACAATCCGAGCCACAGAGGACGAGCTGAGAGCTGAACACGTCTCATTCCTGCACAAATACAAGGCTGCAGTGGAAAGAGTGCAGCAGCGCCCCCTGCTGGAGGATCCACAGCTGGGCTCAGGAGCTCTGATAGACCAGGCCAAACATCTGGGCAACCTGAGCTTCAACATCTGGAACAACATGAAGGACATGGTCTCCTACACTCCTCTGGTTCTGGACCCAAACTCTGCAGGGTCATATCTCATCCTGTCTGAAGATCTGACTGAGGTGAGAAGAGGAGAAAAACAGAAGCTTCCACAGAATCCAGAGAGGATTAGAAAAATCTGTGTTCTGGGCTCTGAGGGTTTTATCTCAGGGACTCACAGCTGGGAGGTCGACGTCACAGACAATAAAAAGTGGTCATTAGGTGTAGGAACAAAGTCTGACATGAACGAGAAAGATCAGGATGAAAAGTGGGGGATGGTGTTCTTCAGTGATAAATACTGGAGAACATCGTCATCAGGTCAAGTCACTTTTCTCCCAGTTCATAAAGTGTTTCAGAGGATCAGAGTGAATCTGGACTTTGACGGAGGAACACTGTCCTTCTCTGATcctgatacaaacacacacatttacacctacacacacactttcactggaaaaacactgTTTCCATTTATTTACACTGGTTACTCAAACCCAGTGAAGATTTTCCCTTTGAAGGTCTGTGTGACAGTGAAAAAGAAGTTAAGTCTCTTTTCTTGAATAACAACAGAATATAAATGTACACAGTGACTGAAGTTGTGATTGTTCAGTGGATCAATAATGGACAGTCAGAGGAGAGTTTTACAGTTTCCACAGGTCTATTTGTGTTTCGAATGCTGCACTGTGGAGCTGATCAGTAAACTAGACATACTTATTTAATGCATCCTCTGTCTTTGTTCAGGTATGAAATGTTCCAACTCAaggaaaactgtacaaaaacaaacataaacttTTCAAATCTTCTGTAATTCAGTCACTTAAATAAGAAAAGTGCTGGTCAGCTGATGTTTCCAGTGTGTATGATAAAGTGCTATTGCACATATACACTGGTTTATgaacatttatccaatagatttgtAAATGTTCTAGTATATAGAACCTAAAGAAGGGAATATACTCTAAtgtacagtgttttgaagtagatctggtagctctgacacaaacattcctttggactAAAACCCATTCACTCATTAATTCTCactatttcacattttaacccaagaACATATttagaaactacagccaaccagcatttggactgaatttgTCTGTATTAGTGAGTCACTACTTTTATTATGGAGGCATCTAATGTTCAGACCAGGGTTATTAGAGAGTCCACATACacagatgagaccagaatgacttttggggaagaaaaaagcaaaaaccatttttatgtctttttaaagtattcttatattctagtctatcattttgcctttttaatcttctgtacaaCAGTTttcaattgtacagctgctttatgtatgtaatctattcttttattttattcttttattttattttttcccctgtaagtcactttggaaagaaccgtctgccaaatgcatgaatgtaaatgtaaaaacttttAGACAGAAGTTCCATGTAAGTCAATGGGACCAGGGtgtttggagcagcatctagtggccgtcaACGGTATTACAACTGTAAGATCCTTCCATATTTGCTTCATATTAGAGCTGAGGTCTTTACCTGTTGGTTTAAACTAAGCTCTGAAAGCTGGTGTGATGTTTTAATAGACTCTATGCAAACATTGTTGAATATTTGTGTTTCAGCTCTTTTTACAGTAACACATGTTCACAGGCGTCACTGTTCTTCCATCGTATTCACTTGTCCTGATCTGAAATCTTATCATTGCTGAAAACTGATGCATTGATGTTTATCTCTAATAAGAACAGACTTGAATTACAGTTTTCGTACTAGAGAAGTTCATATTGTTGAAGAATGTTTGAAGGATTGATCTTTGCTCAAATCTTGTAAAATGCTCCTGATTCTTTGGCAAAGTTTCTCCAGTTTTTacagtttattcatgtttattctgttacagtttgatttttttgtttacttgtgggtttatgttttattttgatgaGTTTGCTCTTTTTTAAATGCAGGTTGTCATTGGTTCACTATGGAAATGTCCTCAAGGGAAATGATGGATTCatggtttttctctattttagtcAAACTCTTtacttttgtttgttggtttttattGTGATTTGTGTGATTATAGTTGGAGTTTTTTTTAGGACAAAGTGGCACATTTGAAGTCTTCATCCTGGACTTGATGAAAAGATAAACTGTAAAATACCAGATGTAAACATTGTTCTGTAACATGTGTCATAGTTGCTACAGTTTAATACTTTCTACATGAATAAACCTGAGGACACACAACGTGATTGTCTTCAGTCATAATGGAAGGAAACCTGTCAACATTTGTCAATCCTCTTCTCATATGTTGAAAGAAGATAAGATAGAAAAGATAATCCTAATAATTCCTGTTACACTTCCTGTCTTAActctattaaaaacaaacaaacaaaaaaaactctgaGCTGCAACTACTTTGTAAAGTTTTAACAAAGACCTATGTCCTGTTCatgtgtcattttgtttttctccttATGTGCAAATGCAATGACATGAGGTTCACTGAGGAAAAGTCAACGTATCATCAAAACTATTCCTCGAAAGACACTTTTCTGTAAAGATACTGGAGAAGAGGTGTGTCTAAGCTCCGCCCCCTTACCTGACTCACCTGAGAGGAATTAGGAAATAGAGTTTGTTCCAGACAGGTgtcagacacacagacggacaaacaAAGGATCAGATTCACCTTCAGACCAAACACAGTCCAACTAcaggagagaaaagaggaaaatcaGACACGGCTGCTTCGACCTGCTGACATTCAACACACTGAATGTGAGTTTACAACAACACCAGTCAAAGAGAAAGTGAAACTGAGTCAAACGGCGCAGAGAGACATTTGTACTGGGTCTGGATTTCCAGGTTCTAGATCAGTTGTTGGTActgttgtatttttacctccgtcGAGGTTATGtctttgccggcgttggtttgtctgtctgtctgtccgtgtgcaagaaaactaaaaaacttatggacggatttggatgaaaatttcaggaaatgttgatactggcacaaggaacaaatgattaaattttggtcatgatcgggggtgggggggtgggggaactgatctgccttggcggaggtctgcgctctccgagtgcttttctagtttgtacttTGTCAAGCTTCTGAACATTTGTTGTGGAACACATTTCCCTGAGTGGGACAGTGAACATGAAGTTGAACCTTGATGAGGGAGGAGCCCTGACTGACTGAACCTGTGTTTTCATCTTCATTCTCAGACTAAATGGCTTCCAGATCAGAGGAAGATTACTGCTGTCCAGTCTGCCAGGATGTCTACAGAGATCCTGTTGTTCTGTCCTGCAGCCACAGCTTCTGTAAAGTCTGTCTGCAGAACTGGTGGAGAGAGAAACCCATCAGGGAGTGTCCAGTTTGTAAGAGAAGATCCTTAAAACGACCACCCTGTAATCTGGCCTTAAGGAATGTCTGTGAGTCGTTCTTACAACAGAGAAATCAGACAGATTCAGAGTCTGTCTGCAGTCTGCACTCAGAGAAACTCAAACTCTTCTGTCTGGATCATCAGCAGCCAGTTTGTCTCATCTGCAGAGACTCAAAAATACACAATGACCACAGATTCAGACCCATCGATGAAGCTGCTCAGGATCTCAGAGAGAAGCTCCAGAACTCCTTAAAACCCTTAAAGGACAAGTTACAGTCTTTAAATGAAGTGAAAGAGGAGTTTGGTGGAACAGCAGAACACATTGAGGTCCAGGCCCGACACACAGAGAGGCAGATTAAGGAGCAGTTTAAGAAGCTCCACCAGTTTCTccaagaggaagaggagtccagGATCAGAGctctgagggaggaagaggagcagaagagtcAGAGGATGAAGGAGAAGATGGAGGCTGTGAGCAGAGAGATAGCAGCTCTGTCACAAACAATCCGAGCCACAGAGGACGAGCTGAGAGCTGAACACGTCTCATTCCTGCACAAATACAAGGCTGCAGTGGAAAGAGTGCAGCAGCGCCTCCTGCTGGAGGATCCACAGCTGGGCTCAGGAGCTCTGATAGACCAGGCCAAACATCTGGGCAACCTGAGCTTCAACATCTGGAACAACATGAAGGACATGGTCTCCTACACTCCTCTGGTTCTGGACCCAAACTCTGCAGGTTCAAACCTCATCCTGTCTGAAGATCTGACTGAGGTGAGAGAAGGAGATGAACAGAAGCTTCCACAGAATCCAGAGAGGTTTATGTACACAGTCCTGGGCTCTGAGGGTTTTAACTCTGGGACTCACAGCTGGGAGGTCGACGTCACAGACAATGAGGACTGGATTTTGGGTGTAAGAACAAAGTCTGACCAGGGGCTAAAAGATCAGGATGAAAGGTGGGGGATCAAGTTCGTCAGTGGTAAATACTATATACCATCATCATCAGGTGAACCCAGTGTTCTCCCAGTTCATAAAGTGTTTCAGAGGATCAGAGTGAATCTGGACTTTGACAGAGGAACACTGTCCTTCTCTGATcctgatacaaacacacacattcacacctacacacacactttcactggaaaaacactgTTTCCATATATTTATACTTTTGACCCAAACCCAGTGAAGATTTCACCTCTGAAGGTCTGTGTGACAGTGAAACAGCTCAAGtacagatgaagatgatgatgttaaGTCTCTTTTCTTGAATAACAACAGAATATAAATGTACACAGTGACTGAAGTTGTGATTGTTCAGTGGATCAATAATGGACAGTCAGAGGAGAGTTTTACAGTTTCCACAGGTCTATTTGTGTTTCGAATGCTGCACTGTGGAGCTGATCAGTAAACTAGAcacacttatttaaccctttaacccctgacgtgtctgtggtgagcattctgaatgtatgatttaatttaaatattcctaaaaattcaaccttttgctcagtaggaaacatttcaaaacgtgctgatagaatagaccttgtgttttccatagacatctgagcatgctcagtgcaccccccaccacctgtgtaatgggggcaaaacacagaaca
This DNA window, taken from Sphaeramia orbicularis chromosome 11, fSphaOr1.1, whole genome shotgun sequence, encodes the following:
- the LOC115427891 gene encoding tripartite motif-containing protein 35-like, whose amino-acid sequence is MASRSEEDYCCPVCQDVYRDPVVLSCSHSFCKVCLQNWWREKPIRECPVCKRRSLKRPPCNLALRNVCESFLQQRNQTDSESVCSLHSEKLKLFCLDHQQPVCLICRDSKIHNDHRFRPIDEAAQDLREKLQNSLKPLKDKLQSLNEVKEEFGGTAEHIEVQARHTERQIKEQFKKLHQFLQEEEESRIRALREEEEQKSQRMKEKMEAVSREIAALSQTIRATEDELRAEHVSFLHKYKAAVERVQQRLLLEDPQLGSGALIDQAKHLGNLSFNIWNNMKDMVSYTPLVLDPNSAGSNLILSEDLTEVREGDEQKLPQNPERFMYTVLGSEGFNSGTHSWEVDVTDNEDWILGVRTKSDQGLKDQDERWGIKFVSGKYYIPSSSGEPSVLPVHKVFQRIRVNLDFDRGTLSFSDPDTNTHIHTYTHTFTGKTLFPYIYTFDPNPVKISPLKVCVTVKQLKYR